The proteins below come from a single Corylus avellana chromosome ca3, CavTom2PMs-1.0 genomic window:
- the LOC132174273 gene encoding uncharacterized mitochondrial protein AtMg00810-like: protein MKKMFEMSMIGELSFFLGLQVQQSKLGMFVSQTKYAKELVKKFGLYGKSHVWTPMSISVKLSADLARKSVDQTLYRCMIGSLLYLTTSMPNISCSVGVCARFQANPKESHLTAVKRIIRYVNERQLANLFTKPLEVSRFEFLCSTIGVCELLEKALMRSKEGHCFGVLPCSLDDDKTGVFDGCLLKKVYRRVRKGSHYLKMIRLAK from the exons atgaagaaaatgtttgAAATGAGCATGATTGGAGAGCTGTCATTTTTCCTTGGTTTACAGGTTCAACAATCCAAACTGGGAATGTTTGTTTCTCAGACCAAATATGCCAAGGAGCTTGTGAAAAAATTTGGTCTTTATGGAAAGAGTCACGTTTGGACTCCAATGAGTATTAGTGTAAAACTTTCGGCAGATCTTGCCAGAAAAAGTGTTGATCAAACACTCTATAGATGTATGATTGGAAGTCTTCTGTATCTCACTACTAGCATGCCTAACATCTCTTGTAGTGTTGGTGTGTGTGCTCGCTTTCAAGCAAATCCCAAGGAATCTCATTTAACAGCTGTCAAACGCATCATCAGATATGTGAATG AACGTCAATTGGCAAATCTGTTCACTAAACCTCTGGAGGTGTCtcgttttgaatttttgtgCTCTACAATTGGTGTTTGTGAACTGCTTGAGAAGGCTTTAATGAGATCCAAGGAAGGTCATTG CTTTGGTGTGTTGCCTTGCTCACTTGATGATGATAAAACTGGTGTCTTTGATGGGTGTTTGTTGAAGAAAGTTTATCGAAGGGTTCGTAAAGGAAGTCACTATTTGAAGATGATCAGGCTGGCAAAATAG